From Microscilla marina ATCC 23134, one genomic window encodes:
- a CDS encoding efflux RND transporter periplasmic adaptor subunit, which translates to MKNINTYVIALIAASLLGACSAKKQHTSLAKAQVKTQQLPIKVTVAKVALSKTEGNLSYSGTIEPSTSIPLSFLMPGLVKDIYVKEGQRVSKGQLLARLSQDSQQSGYELALAKQKHAEHAYHNLKPMYKSGSLPEMKWVEVKTGYEQANAAVALAKTNLNNGDLHAPVSGVIGRKMLEPGMTALPGTPVIQLVQLHQLSVKVSVPEGEISQIKTGQQAQIKISALQDKVFAGTVTEIGVMANAISRTYDVKIAIANVQNEIKPGMMCQVSLAQRQAAKLLVPYQAVSNDIEGETYVYVVNRQTMEAQKQAVKVGLFRQNQIEVLAGLQTGQQVVVRGKHKLTDHAKVSVQ; encoded by the coding sequence TGGCAAAGGCACAAGTAAAAACCCAGCAGTTGCCCATTAAGGTAACTGTAGCAAAAGTGGCATTGTCAAAAACCGAAGGCAACCTGTCTTATAGCGGCACTATTGAGCCTTCTACCTCTATTCCGTTGAGCTTTTTGATGCCTGGGTTGGTCAAAGATATTTATGTAAAAGAAGGACAACGTGTAAGCAAAGGACAATTGCTTGCCCGCCTGAGCCAAGACAGTCAACAAAGTGGCTATGAGTTGGCACTTGCCAAACAAAAACATGCCGAGCACGCCTACCACAACCTGAAGCCAATGTATAAAAGTGGCAGCTTGCCCGAAATGAAATGGGTAGAGGTAAAAACTGGCTATGAGCAGGCAAACGCTGCGGTGGCACTTGCCAAAACCAATTTAAACAATGGTGACTTACACGCACCAGTGAGTGGGGTCATTGGCAGAAAAATGCTGGAACCTGGTATGACTGCTTTGCCAGGTACGCCTGTGATACAATTAGTACAACTTCATCAACTTTCGGTAAAAGTATCGGTGCCCGAAGGCGAAATAAGTCAGATAAAAACCGGGCAACAGGCTCAAATTAAAATATCGGCTTTGCAAGACAAGGTGTTTGCGGGTACAGTAACCGAAATAGGAGTGATGGCAAACGCCATTTCGCGCACTTATGATGTGAAAATAGCCATTGCCAATGTACAAAACGAAATAAAGCCTGGAATGATGTGCCAAGTATCGTTGGCGCAACGTCAGGCGGCCAAATTATTAGTACCCTATCAGGCAGTGTCGAACGATATAGAAGGAGAAACCTATGTGTATGTGGTCAATCGCCAGACAATGGAAGCCCAGAAGCAAGCCGTGAAGGTAGGGCTGTTTCGTCAAAACCAAATAGAAGTATTGGCAGGGCTGCAAACGGGACAGCAAGTAGTAGTAAGAGGAAAACATAAACTGACTGATCACGCGAAGGTAAGTGTTCAATAG